CGCAGATTGATAGAGAGAACCATAATGTTCGGCCAGCCGGTCTGTGTGCACCGGAAAAATGTTATCTGTCACTGCCCGCTCTGCCATTTCGGCAGCGTCAGCTAATCCAGCCACTTTTCCGGCAACCGTCAACGTATGAACAGCATGAATGCTCATGATGCTGCCCAAGAGGGCAATCCCCATTGTCATGCCGGTTTGCCGCAATGCATTCATAGTAGCTGAAGCAATGCCAGCACTTTCCGGCGGGGCTCCGCCCATCACCATCATGCCAGTCGCAGGGACCGACAACCCAGTGCCCAGCCCCAGTAAGGCGAAAGTCACTGCGATAACACCAAATGAGGTGAACGGCGTGAAGCTCACCATGACACACAAGGCGACCCCGACACATGTGTAACCTGCGACCATCAGCAACTGAAGGGAAAAACGGGCTGCGAGGCGCCCAAACATCAAAGAGGCCACAGCCATAACCGAAAATTCCGACATCATCTGCCACCCGGTCTGCGCAGGTGAGTATCCTTGCGCCTGCTGGAGAAACAGAGACAGGAAAAAAAGGCTGCTGTAACTGGAGAATCCGAGTACAAACGACGCTGTATTGGCAAGTGCCAGAGATCGATTCCGGAACAACCGGACTGGCAATAACGAACGCCGGACGCGACGCTCTACCCAGATAAAAGCACAGAAACCTGCCAACGCAATACTCAGCGACACCAGTACATCATCAGATAAAGCTCCTTGCTCACCGATTTTGATCAAACCATAACTGAGCATGCCCAGCCACAACATACTGAGCACCTGCCCTGCCGGATCAAATGCGGCCAGTTCCGGATGCTTACGCTCAGGAATCCCCCATGCTCCGAGCATGAAGGCAACAATGCCAAAGGGGACATTCACAAGAAAAACACTTTCCCAGCCAAAATGTTCGACCAATAACCCGCCGGCCAAAGGGCCAGAAATGAGTGCCAGCGCACTAAATGCCGACCAGCCTCCGATCGCACGCGCTCGCTGATGCGGTTCAGTAAATGCATGCGTCAGGATCGGCATCGCCCCCGGGATCAGCAATGCGCCGGCAACGCCCTGAATCGCCCGCCCCCACAAAAGCGTTTCCAACCGGCCGGCTGCGGCACAGGCCAGAGAGCCAATCACAAACAAAAGTACACTGCCCAACCACACCCGTTTATGGCCATACCTGTCACCCAGGGGCCCTGCCGACAACATCACCGCTGACAGCGCAATCGCATAGATGTTTACCACCCACTGTAATCCCGCCAAGTCTGCATGTAGCGCTGACTGAAGGGTTGGCAGCGCGACATTGACGATACTGATATCCAGAGTCGCAAGAAATGTCCCCAGATAGGCTGCTGCAACTAAAGCATGAACACGATATTTCTGCATTGCGAACCACCGGTCAAAAATCGATATTGAGATTAATTCTCATCTTATGATCCGACCGACCGTCGGTCAATGGATTTATTCAGACCACAGTTCGCCTGGCAAATCGACTGACACACCACTGATCGTGTTGCGGCGATATAGTCGATCGCATACCATCGACCGACAGACGGCCGATGCCAACGCGCTAAATCGCCTGATGCATCCTCCGGATTTTCTCTGCCTGATGATTATTGATAACTGCCGCAAGTGAGCACAATGAAACAGCAAAAAATGCCTCGCACCAAACCCGCTGAAGTACGACTGAACGAACTGATGGCTGCCGCAGAAAAGCTGTTTTTGGAGAAGGGTGTTGAAGCAACAACGATCAACGAAATCGTCAAACTTGCCCAGGTCGCAAAGGGGACCTTTTACCACTACTTCACCTCCAAGAATGAACTGCTTGGCGCCATGGGGGAGCTCTATACCGTCCGATTTTTAAATCGTCTGGCAGAAGCGGTTGAAGCCTGTGCACCGGATGACTGGCAGAAGCGTTTATGTACCTGGATTTACACCAGTGTGCTGGTGTACGTCGAGACCTACCGTACTCACGACATCGTTTATACCCATCACCATGATCGGACCAATCCGGAGAGAAATGTTCTTCTGACGCAACTGGAAGGAATTCTACAGGGAGGCATGCAAGCCGGTCTCTGGACGTTGGAGCAACCACGCATCACGGCCTTAATGATCTATCATGGCGTGCATGGTGCCACCGATGAAGCCATTGCGCTCAACCCGGAAAATTATGAATCGTATGCGCGTGACGTGACCTCTGTGTGTCTTCGACTGGTGCAAACGCGCTGACCGCAACAACAAAAATCACATCTGTGTCTTCCGATGATGATATTCAAGTTTCATCACAATACTGAGACTTCGATATCGCCGGATAAAAACAAAAAAAAGTCCGCTATTCAGCGGACTTCGATATGCTTCATGCCTGTAAGTGTCAGACACTGTTCAGTGGCACATTATTCCCACTCAATGGTTGCCGGTGGCTTACCGGAAACGTCATACACAACACGGGAAATGCCATCGACTTCGTTGATGATCCGGTTCGATACCCGACCCAGGAAGTCATATGGCAGGTGTGCCCAATGTGCAGTCATGAAGTCGATCGTTTCGACAGCACGCAGAGAGACAACCCAGTCGTACTTACGACCGTCGCCCATCACACCCACAGAACGCACTGGCAGGAAGACGGTGAAGGCCTGAGAAACCTTGTTGTACAGGTCAGCTTTGTGCAGCTCTTCAATGAAGATTGCATCCGCACGACGCAGCAGGTCACAGTAATCTTTCTTCACTTCGCCCAGAACACGCACGCCCAGACCCGGACCCGGGAACGGGTGACGGTACAGCATGTTGTAAGGCAGGCCCAGTTCCAGACCAATCTTACGAACTTCGTCTTTGAACAGCTCTTTCAGCGGCTCAACCAGACCCATCGCCATATCTTCAGGCAGACCGCCCACATTGTGGTGCGACTTGATTACGTGCGCTTTACCGGTCTTTGATGCAGCCGATTCAATCACATCCGGATAAATCGTGCCCTGTGCCAGCCATTTTGCGTTTTTCAGTTTCTTCGATTCTTCATCGAAAACATCGACAAAGACGTGACCAATGATCTTACGCTTGGCTTCCGGATCCGCTTCACCAGCCAGTGCAGACAGGAAACGCTCTTCCGCATTCACATGGACAATGTTCAGACCAAAATGGTCACCGAACATTTCCATGACCTGCTCGCCTTCATTCAGACGCAGCAGACCATTGTCGACAAACACACAGGTCAGCTTGTCGCCGATCGCGCGGTGAATCAGCATCGCCACAACAGAAGAGTCAACACCACCGGACAGGCCC
This DNA window, taken from Photobacterium sp. CCB-ST2H9, encodes the following:
- a CDS encoding DHA2 family efflux MFS transporter permease subunit, with the translated sequence MQKYRVHALVAAAYLGTFLATLDISIVNVALPTLQSALHADLAGLQWVVNIYAIALSAVMLSAGPLGDRYGHKRVWLGSVLLFVIGSLACAAAGRLETLLWGRAIQGVAGALLIPGAMPILTHAFTEPHQRARAIGGWSAFSALALISGPLAGGLLVEHFGWESVFLVNVPFGIVAFMLGAWGIPERKHPELAAFDPAGQVLSMLWLGMLSYGLIKIGEQGALSDDVLVSLSIALAGFCAFIWVERRVRRSLLPVRLFRNRSLALANTASFVLGFSSYSSLFFLSLFLQQAQGYSPAQTGWQMMSEFSVMAVASLMFGRLAARFSLQLLMVAGYTCVGVALCVMVSFTPFTSFGVIAVTFALLGLGTGLSVPATGMMVMGGAPPESAGIASATMNALRQTGMTMGIALLGSIMSIHAVHTLTVAGKVAGLADAAEMAERAVTDNIFPVHTDRLAEHYGSLYQSAMADSFGFVMFCAGILCLLVSGLLLCFAGDRTTLAPEVISANRQ
- a CDS encoding TetR/AcrR family transcriptional regulator, with product MPRTKPAEVRLNELMAAAEKLFLEKGVEATTINEIVKLAQVAKGTFYHYFTSKNELLGAMGELYTVRFLNRLAEAVEACAPDDWQKRLCTWIYTSVLVYVETYRTHDIVYTHHHDRTNPERNVLLTQLEGILQGGMQAGLWTLEQPRITALMIYHGVHGATDEAIALNPENYESYARDVTSVCLRLVQTR
- the guaA gene encoding glutamine-hydrolyzing GMP synthase, which gives rise to MTTNIHDQRILILDFGSQYTQLIARRIREIGVYCELWSWDVDEADIRDFNPNGIILSGGPESVAAENSPRAPQYVFEAGVPVLGVCYGMQTMAEQLGGKVAGSDLREFGYAQVEVIEPTALLKNIEDAVAEDGNALLDVWMSHGDKVVEIPADFVKVAATSTCPYAAMANEAKRFYGVQFHPEVTHTRQGQRLLENFVLNICGCEKLWTPSSIIDDAIARIKEQVGDDEVILGLSGGVDSSVVAMLIHRAIGDKLTCVFVDNGLLRLNEGEQVMEMFGDHFGLNIVHVNAEERFLSALAGEADPEAKRKIIGHVFVDVFDEESKKLKNAKWLAQGTIYPDVIESAASKTGKAHVIKSHHNVGGLPEDMAMGLVEPLKELFKDEVRKIGLELGLPYNMLYRHPFPGPGLGVRVLGEVKKDYCDLLRRADAIFIEELHKADLYNKVSQAFTVFLPVRSVGVMGDGRKYDWVVSLRAVETIDFMTAHWAHLPYDFLGRVSNRIINEVDGISRVVYDVSGKPPATIEWE